The sequence ATTGGTTTCGAAACTGAACATGTAGTTGTCCATGCGATTGACGGTCCTGAAGAGATTCTCGACAAGACGGGCGAGGTTTTCCGGGCTGAAAAAGGTCGGAGTACCGCCGCCGATATGCAGTTCCTTTACATTGAGAGTTCCGGGAAATACATCGAGGTACATCTGCCACTCTTTCTGGAGCGCTTCGAGATAGGGTTCCTCGAACGAGTGATCCTGAGTGCGATGAGCATTGCATCCGCAGAAATAACAGTAGTTCTCGCAGTAAGGAATATGGATGTACATGCTTATGCCGGTGGTCTCGTTACTGTCGTTGAAACCTTTCACCATAGCCTCTTTCCACTGCTCCTGGGTTACGCCGTCGCTGCTCCAGGATGGAATGGTGGGATAGCTTGTATAACGCGGACCGGGATTGCTGTACTTTACTGCGAGATTGGTTGCCATTGTAATCTTCCTCTCCATGTGTTATTTTTAAAATTGGATGTGTCAAAATACATAAAACTCGGCAATTTCAGAAACATCCGTAATCAGGCGGCACGCATACCGTTCCGCTCAGTAAATCTATTTTAATTTATGGCGCAGGAAAATACCCCGCTGGTCGGCATCATCATGGGATCGGATTCGGATTTCGAAATCATGAAAGAGGCTGTTTACGTGCTCGATGAATTCGGCATCGCTTCTGAAATTTCGGTTATCTCGGCACACCGTACGCCGCAGGACCTTGAAAAGTATGCCGTAACGGCAAGAACCCGTGGTCTGAAAATCATTATCGCAGGTGCGGGCGGAGCGGCTCATCTGCCGGGCGTCACGGCCGCCATGACCGTTCTGCCGGTAATCGGCGTACCGATTTTCAGTAAAAAACTCAACGGACAGGATTCGCTCTATTCGATTGTGCAGATGCCTGCAGGCATTCCTGTGGCTACGGTAGGTATCGACAATGCCCGGAACGCAGCGCTGCTTGCCCTGCAGATACTCGCTCTTTCAGAC comes from Chlorobium limicola DSM 245 and encodes:
- the purE gene encoding 5-(carboxyamino)imidazole ribonucleotide mutase, which produces MAQENTPLVGIIMGSDSDFEIMKEAVYVLDEFGIASEISVISAHRTPQDLEKYAVTARTRGLKIIIAGAGGAAHLPGVTAAMTVLPVIGVPIFSKKLNGQDSLYSIVQMPAGIPVATVGIDNARNAALLALQILALSDSAIMTAMEEFRIKLADASRQKTGKIRDMLHAKS